Part of the Flavobacteriales bacterium genome, TAAAAGCAATGATTGATTATCATGGTGATAGAGAAATAAAAAAAGTCTTGTACAGATTTCAGGATTCAAAACGTATTTTTATGAATCACACACATCAATAAAAAACTCTATTACCTAGAGTTGTATAAAAAACAAAAAAGGTTATTAATCAAATGACCAATAACCTTTTTGCTTTAGTATCTTAGAAAATGCCTAATATTCATCTTCATTCCAAAGGAAATCTTCTTCCGATGGATAATCAGGCCATATTTCTTCAATAGATTCATAATTTTCTCCTTCATCCTCTATGGCTTGAAGGTTCTCTACAACCTCTAAAGGTGCTCCCGTTCTTATTGCATAATCTACGAGTTCATCTTTTGTGGCTGGCCAAGGTGCATCACTTAAGTAAGATGCTAGTTCTAATGTCCAATACATAACTATTCAGTATTATTGTAATTCCGCAAAAATAAAACAAAAATCGAAATTTCAAATTTTTCGACTGTTAACTTCTCTCAAAATTTATACCAAGCCTTTGTTATATCCTTTAAAAGGCCTAATATAAATAACAATTACAACTTATTTAATTAAATTCATCTCTTTAGCTACTTTTTCAAATGCTGCTAAAGCTTTATCTAAATGTTCTTTAGTATGAGCCGCTGAGAGCTGTACTCTAATTCTAGCCAAATCCTTTGGAACTACAGGATAGAAAAACCCAATTACATAAATTCCTTCTGCCAATAATTTATCTGCCATAATTTGTGACGTTTTGGCATTATAAAGCATTACTGGAACAATGGCAGAATCACCATCTAAATAATCTAGTCCTATTTTTTTGATCCCTTCTTTGAAATAAT contains:
- a CDS encoding DUF2795 domain-containing protein; this translates as MYWTLELASYLSDAPWPATKDELVDYAIRTGAPLEVVENLQAIEDEGENYESIEEIWPDYPSEEDFLWNEDEY